The region AATCCTCAGGGTACAGCAGGTCTCTTTTGTATGCcagcccccagtacccatgcagagTAGCTGGTGATACCAGCCCATGAATCCTCAGGGCCTTCTACCATTCTATATCCAGGAAGGATAGAGGAGGTAGAAGGCACGTGTCATTCATGCCGGTCAGTTGCTGTCAAGTTCATCAGAACCCAGTCCTAAATGAAATCGTTTCTGCAAAGGGCAGCACTTGCCAATCAGGCAAGGATCAACATTCAGACAACCGCTTCTGAATTTCAGTGATGAGATTTTCCCGCTTTACAGTCACCTGAAACATAAGAGAATCCTCATGTGACAAATCAGAATGGAATCCTAGTTCCTTAGCCACTGCTTTTCCAAATTCCCACTATTTAGACAGCCAGCTGGGGAGTAGTGTAGGCttcaagctggcctgaaattatACACCTTTAAGATTATAGAGATCCaaccaggcagaggcaggaggataaccatgagtttgaggtcatcctgagactacatagcaaattccaggtcagcctggaccagagtgaaaccctacctcaaaacaacaacaacaaaaaaggactaAAAAGATCTAAACTCatgatctatttttatttgtttagtgtCAAAACACCAAGTCAGACTTCATTTGTCCTTCTGTCCACACAGCCAATATCTCTACCTGCGACCTACCTTCATCTTCTGTTCTATGATGTAGAAGATACACTCTACTCCAATGCTCTGCAGTGGTTGCTTGAGGTAAGTCTTTGTTCATTCCTGTCAGTACTAACCAGGAAGATATTTCCACAGGCAAAGAACAGATTTCTTACAATCACCTAAGagtgggctggtgggatggcttagtggttaaggtgcttgtctgaaaagccaaaggacccaggttcaattcttcagggtccacataagccagatgtacaaggtgattcatgcatctgaagttcatttgcagtggctggaggccctggcatgcccattctgtctgcccctctctctctctctcaaataaataaatcaacataaataaataaatgcctccCAGGcaccaggtatttaaaaaaaaaaaaaaaaccagagggcAAGGTATGACGCCtgttatcccagtactcaggaggctaagcaGGAAAAGGATTAGAAAAAAGCCCAACCTGGGCTATAtttgagagcctatctcaaaaaaaaatttttttttaaatttaaggtaGAAACATTTTATCTCTTGTATTTCTGTCAGCTCCCACTCACCTCTTCTCTGCTGGCCACTGAACGAAGCTTAATGACACCCTCATTCTGTTCTTGCTCTCCAATAATGATCACCAGTGGAATGCCCATGTTCTCACAATAGTGCAGCTGGGTTAATAGTTTAGGGTTATTCTTATATAGCATTTCTGCCTAAAAAGGGTAAAGATAAGAGTAAGGGACTGAAGAGTGACCACAGTATATATTTTATCATAGTATATATCATTTCCAAGGAAGCCAGAAATAGGAGGCTAGCCCTCTAGTGATAAGCTAAAAAGTCCTGAGTACTAGCCTAGGCACAAAGTAGAAATGAGCCATGCTCATCACTTCTATCTACACCTAGTTGTTCAAATATCACTCTACCTTGATCCCAGCATCCCAAAGCTGTGCAATTAGCTTCAATCGTTCTTGAAGAAAATTCTTCTGGGCTGTGGCCACAAATACTTGGGTCTCTGTGGTCCGTACCTTCTCACCAGAAGTCTGACAAAACAGAGTCAAGATTATGGTGTAttcctaccactcaggaggctgaaacagaagAATAAGGTCAAGGctcacctgggctacataatgagcttcagactagccttggctacaagagtgaaaccctatctcaaaacactttaaaaaaaaaaaaggaaaactaaaactGCAAGTACACCTCCAGAAACAGGTAATTAGCTACCAGACCCATGTTATCTCTACCTACAACCTACCTTCATCTTCTGTTCTACGATGTAGAAGATGCGCTCTACTCCAATGCTCAAGCCCACACATGGCACTGTGTGGCCTTTGGGATCAAACTGAGAAACCAGTTCATCATAGCGCCCACCAGCAGCCACACTGCCCACATTCAGAGGCTCATCCCCAGCCTGAGCAGGCAACTGTAGCAGTACTGCTTCAAAGATTACTCCTGTGTAATAGTCCAAGCCCCGAGCCAGACTTAGGTCAAAGGAAATCTGTAAGGACAAAGCTATATTCAGTCTCAGATCAGACTCTGAGAACCCTAACGTTTAGAAGGAGATCCACTCTTAAATCAGCTTACCTTTTCAGCAATTCCAAATAAAGTCAAATATTCAAAAAGCAGCTTCAGGTCTGCTAGGCCCTCCACAGCCAGCTTGCTCTGAGACAGTCTAGGGTCTTGGAACATTTGCTCTACCAGAGATATCCCTCCTGGGGAGAAAAGTAAGGTAAAAGATCTGTGCTATTTACCCAGATGTGTTTCATCTAAATCTCTATAACATGCTTTAGCTAGTTCTCctcatcttcttttaaaaaatgataattttggTCTCATATGACCATACCCTCCTCTTATGCCTCTACCTTTGCtagctattctttttattttttctttttttcaaggtatggtctcactctagtccaggctgacctggaactcactctgtagtcccaggctagccttgaacgcatggtgatcctcctccctcagcctcctgagtgctgggagtaaaggtgtgtgccaccatgccagcttcttCCTTTGCTATCTACAGATACAAAGTAGTcacaataaataaaaggaaaattcacAAGGCTCTGAACCTTAATACATCTATAGTAAGACCTGATTCACAAGTTAAAGATTAACATTGTCCTGTACCTAGTTCTATCACAACTCTAAAAACTCTGGTTCTTACCATGACATTGGACATAGTCCCCAATTCGATCAGCCACCTCAGGAGCCAAGCCTTTCTTTACCACCATCTCATGTCTCACATCTTTCCAAGACATCTGCATAAATACCCAAACATTAGCACAGGCTCAAATTCTTTCTCTAACTGAATAGGGACATCACACTCTCATTCACTATGTATGTCATGATTATCTAATAGTGTAGTCAGCAAtatcagaagcaacttaagaagggCAGCCATAGTCCTCACTATTTAATGTAACTTGGACCTTGCTTCAGAATGTCCCCTtacttttctctcataaatacttCACTTTCAGCCACAGTGTCCTCATTCTTCTCTAATGGCATGTATTTGAGGCAGAAACTTAGACAGCGTGTACTAAAGCATGCCTTCTTTACCTTGTCTAGTTTGTCCATCGAGGCACAAATAGCACGGAATTTACTTTCAGGAACACCACAGACAGCATACATCCCATCTACAATCCGTCGGTCATTGACCTGTGAACTCAATGTAAGTAGCCCAAGTGTCCTGTCAATCAATGCCCTTTCCAACAATGTCCATATAATCTTTAAGACAAAATTGTTTATTGGGGCTGgacagacagctcagtggttaaaggtacttgcatgcaaagtttgactgcctgagttcaattccccagtgcccacataaagccagacacacaatgtgacacatgtgtctggactttgcttgcaatggcaagaggccctattgTATGCTCATACTCTTAgtttctattctctctgtctctctgcttttaattatttatttacttgcatatgtgtgtgtgtgtgtgtatgtaatggcatgacaccagggtctcttgctaatgCTGACTCTAGGtagatggctggggaattaaaccagggacagcaggctttgcaagcaagtgcttttaaccactgagccatctcccagccccttgtCTAATCTTCTGACTCTAAAAAGGCTAGAAAGAGCCAAGTgtagtatggtggcacatgcctttaatcccaggacttgggaggcagaagtaggaggatcaccatgagtttgagaccaccctgagactacataatgaattccagtcagcctaagctaaagcaagaccctatcgaaataagttaaaaaaaaaaaaaaaaaaaactagaaagaaaattTCACAGGCCCAATCCAGACTTCCCCAGTTTTAAGGTACAGCCTCACCTTAATGAGAAAGTCCCCCAGTTGTAATCCACTTAGGATTTCACACATGATCTTCAAACATTCTGCATCAGGGATCATAGGATCATACTGACCAGCAATGTCAAAATCCTacaggaaaacaaaagagaagagtcATGGAAGTGGGGAATAACCTCCATTGGTCAGCCTGTTCCCAAGTCAACCAATAAACTATGCTCTCTATATCAGGTCACTTACACACTGGCAGAACTCTCTATAGCGGCCTTGAGCTATGGTTGGGCTCTCCCGCCGCCACACCTTTCCAACTTGGTAGCGTTTCATCTTCTTCAATTTATTCATGGCCAGATAACGAGCAAAAGGAACCTCACATAAACAGATTAAGGAAGAAAGATATTGCATCCAAAGCTTAGACCCAATTTTCAGACTCTATAAATTGGATTTTATCCTACAGGGTGAGAACAAGACCTTCTCTGGCTTGTTTCCCACTAGCCCTGAAGCCTACCAGTGCTTATGCACTGAATAGTGTCAAATGAAAGAatctgggtggagagatggcttagcaattaaggcacttgcctacaaagccaaaggatccaggtttgattccccagtaaccatataaagccaaatgtccaagatggcacatgtgtctggagttcatttgcaatggcaagagaccctggcacacccattctctatctgcctctttctcttaactaaacaaataagcaaaatattaaatagaagaATTTCTGGAGCTGTGTCCAGGAACCTGCCTTTCTATAAACTTCCCCAAGGATTCTGACATAATTAATTGGCTTCTGGGAGAAACTGGAAGTAAAGTGTATTACCAATAATGCAACAGTGCCCCAaagttcctctcctctcttctgtcAGTAAAAGCCTTCTAGTTGTGAGAAGAGAGAGGTCAAGCTCTAGCACTCAAAAGGATACAGTAAGGTCATAGCGGAGGGACAAGAGCTCTCCACCTTGATCCTTCAGATCATACATGAGCCTCAAATTCTCTTCATATTTCTCAGTGAGCATTTCCTGCAGGGGTGAAACAGAAAGAGCCACGACTCAGACTACAGATCAAAACGAGAAACTGTGAGACAGTGAAAGCAGGTAAAAAGTGGGCTACCAGGCACTCTTCTCACGTTACCTTCAGTTCAAATGCTGGGGTATCTAACCCTTTTGCCCCATGACGTTTAAAGCAGCTAATAATTTTATCAAGAATTTTCTCCCTCACAACCATCTGCTGAGGACTAAGATCCCTGGTGCCCtggaaaacaaaagcaatcacaatat is a window of Jaculus jaculus isolate mJacJac1 chromosome 13, mJacJac1.mat.Y.cur, whole genome shotgun sequence DNA encoding:
- the Hars2 gene encoding histidine--tRNA ligase, mitochondrial isoform X1, encoding MFHLGLVPGRAWGALLCQLLRPPRTVCVRAVGCHGQVAEAVLTSQLKPHQEKPNFIIKVPKGTRDLSPQQMVVREKILDKIISCFKRHGAKGLDTPAFELKEMLTEKYEENLRLMYDLKDQGGELLSLRYDLTVPFARYLAMNKLKKMKRYQVGKVWRRESPTIAQGRYREFCQCDFDIAGQYDPMIPDAECLKIMCEILSGLQLGDFLIKIIWTLLERALIDRTLGLLTLSSQVNDRRIVDGMYAVCGVPESKFRAICASMDKLDKMSWKDVRHEMVVKKGLAPEVADRIGDYVQCHGGISLVEQMFQDPRLSQSKLAVEGLADLKLLFEYLTLFGIAEKISFDLSLARGLDYYTGVIFEAVLLQLPAQAGDEPLNVGSVAAGGRYDELVSQFDPKGHTVPCVGLSIGVERIFYIVEQKMKTSGEKVRTTETQVFVATAQKNFLQERLKLIAQLWDAGIKAEMLYKNNPKLLTQLHYCENMGIPLVIIIGEQEQNEGVIKLRSVASREEVTVKRENLITEIQKRLSEC
- the Hars2 gene encoding histidine--tRNA ligase, mitochondrial isoform X3, with the translated sequence MFHLGLVPGRAWGALLCQLLRPPRTVCVRAVGCHGQVAEAVLTSQLKPHQEKPNFIIKVPKGTRDLSPQQMVVREKILDKIISCFKRHGAKGLDTPAFELKEMLTEKYEENLRLMYDLKDQGGELLSLRYDLTVPFARYLAMNKLKKMKRYQVGKVWRRESPTIAQGRYREFCQCDFDIAGQYDPMIPDAECLKIMCEILSGLQLGDFLIKMSWKDVRHEMVVKKGLAPEVADRIGDYVQCHGGISLVEQMFQDPRLSQSKLAVEGLADLKLLFEYLTLFGIAEKISFDLSLARGLDYYTGVIFEAVLLQLPAQAGDEPLNVGSVAAGGRYDELVSQFDPKGHTVPCVGLSIGVERIFYIVEQKMKTSGEKVRTTETQVFVATAQKNFLQERLKLIAQLWDAGIKAEMLYKNNPKLLTQLHYCENMGIPLVIIIGEQEQNEGVIKLRSVASREEVTVKRENLITEIQKRLSEC
- the Hars2 gene encoding histidine--tRNA ligase, mitochondrial isoform X4; the protein is MVVREKILDKIISCFKRHGAKGLDTPAFELKEMLTEKYEENLRLMYDLKDQGGELLSLRYDLTVPFARYLAMNKLKKMKRYQVGKVWRRESPTIAQGRYREFCQCDFDIAGQYDPMIPDAECLKIMCEILSGLQLGDFLIKIIWTLLERALIDRTLGLLTLSSQVNDRRIVDGMYAVCGVPESKFRAICASMDKLDKMSWKDVRHEMVVKKGLAPEVADRIGDYVQCHGGISLVEQMFQDPRLSQSKLAVEGLADLKLLFEYLTLFGIAEKISFDLSLARGLDYYTGVIFEAVLLQLPAQAGDEPLNVGSVAAGGRYDELVSQFDPKGHTVPCVGLSIGVERIFYIVEQKMKTSGEKVRTTETQVFVATAQKNFLQERLKLIAQLWDAGIKAEMLYKNNPKLLTQLHYCENMGIPLVIIIGEQEQNEGVIKLRSVASREEVTVKRENLITEIQKRLSEC
- the Hars2 gene encoding histidine--tRNA ligase, mitochondrial isoform X2: MFHLGLVPGRAWGALLCQLLRPPRTVCVRAVGCHGQVAEAVLTSQLKPHQEKPNFIIKVPKGTRDLSPQQMVVREKILDKIISCFKRHGAKGLDTPAFELKEMLTEKYEENLRLMYDLKDQGGELLSLRYDLTVPFARYLAMNKLKKMKRYQVGKVWRRESPTIAQGRYREFCQCDFDIAGQYDPMIPDAECLKIMCEILSGLQLGDFLIKVNDRRIVDGMYAVCGVPESKFRAICASMDKLDKMSWKDVRHEMVVKKGLAPEVADRIGDYVQCHGGISLVEQMFQDPRLSQSKLAVEGLADLKLLFEYLTLFGIAEKISFDLSLARGLDYYTGVIFEAVLLQLPAQAGDEPLNVGSVAAGGRYDELVSQFDPKGHTVPCVGLSIGVERIFYIVEQKMKTSGEKVRTTETQVFVATAQKNFLQERLKLIAQLWDAGIKAEMLYKNNPKLLTQLHYCENMGIPLVIIIGEQEQNEGVIKLRSVASREEVTVKRENLITEIQKRLSEC
- the Hars2 gene encoding histidine--tRNA ligase, mitochondrial isoform X5; the protein is MFHLGLVPGRAWGALLCQLLRPPRTVCVRAVGCHGQVAEAVLTSQLKPHQEKPNFIIKVPKGTRDLSPQQMVVREKILDKIISCFKRHGAKGLDTPAFELKEMLTEKYEENLRLMYDLKDQGGELLSLRYDLTVPFARYLAMNKLKKMKRYQVGKVWRRESPTIAQGRYREFCQCDFDIAGQYDPMIPDAECLKIMCEILSGLQLGDFLIKIIWTLLERALIDRTLGLLTLSSQVNDRRIVDGMYAVCGVPESKFRAICASMDKLDKMSWKDVRHEMVVKKGLAPEVADRIGDYVQCHGGISLVEQMFQDPRLSQSKLAVEGLADLKLLFEYLTLFGIAEKISFDLSLARGLDYYTGVIFEAVLLQLPAQAGDEPLNVGSVAAGGRYDELVSQFDPKGHTVPCVGLSIGVERIFYIVEQKMKPPEW